From one Salmo salar chromosome ssa09, Ssal_v3.1, whole genome shotgun sequence genomic stretch:
- the gpr135 gene encoding G-protein coupled receptor 135: MDFPVNIALLGTSNSTAPDNTSGTGLTLEIVTIAPVLHSFFTKASHGNLTGGGDENQQHIPVQSAEGNSVLQGITVAAQALVLLAIFFLSSLGNSAVVIVIIKHRQLRTVTNAFIMSLSLSDFLTAVLCLPFSFMMLFSKDGVWMFGDRFCVANGFFNACFGIISTLTMTLISFDRYYAIVRQPQEKIGRRKAITLLVAVWLTAVFFSIPWYLVMRTSKDLVVHKRGFYHCMYVFHTGTSRMGTSYSIALIVVCYLLPFALMCFCHYNICKTVRLSEIRVRPVTTYAYLLRFYSEMRTATTVLIMIVFIIFCWGPYCLMGIITAMGDYSFNPVMDTVAIWMAWANGAINPLIYAIRNPNISMLLGRSREEGYRTRNISAYLSTQTQSRDVRTRADQIRDRYVSRHGANSRLSSSSPANGGEVAMWACKNPAVFFCRDAQPDTLSEPTVPKVETADTSL, translated from the coding sequence ATGGATTTCCCCGTGAACATTGCATTGCTTGGCACCAGCAACTCCACCGCTCCAGACAACACCTCTGGCACGGGTTTAACGCTGGAAATAGTCACCATAGCACCGGTGTTACACAGCTTTTTTACAAAGGCAAGTCATGGAAACCTTACGGGCGGAGGCGACGAAAACCAACAACACATACCCGTGCAGAGCGCGGAGGGAAACTCGGTCCTCCAGGGCATCACGGTGGCAGCTCAAGCCTTGGTGCTCCTGGCCATCTTCTTCCTCTCTAGTTTAGGGAATTCTGCGGTGGTGATTGTCATAATAAAACATCGACAGCTGAGAACCGTTACCAATGCTTTCATCATGTCCCTTTCACTGTCTGATTTCTTGACGGCCGTTCTTTGTTTACCGTTCTCGTTCATGATGCTCTTCAGCAAAGATGGTGTGTGGATGTTTGGAGACCGTTTCTGCGTCGCCAACGGGTTCTTCAACGCATGCTTTGGTATTATTTCCACACTGACAATGACTCTAATTTCTTTTGACCGGTATTATGCCATCGTGAGGCAACCTCAGGAGAAGATAGGCAGGAGGAAGGCTATAACGCTGTTGGTGGCAGTGTGGTTAACAGCAGTGTTTTTCTCCATTCCATGGTACCTGGTGATGCGAACATCCAAGGATCTAGTCGTCCATAAAAGGGGCTTCTACCACTGTATGTATGTCTTTCACACTGGCACTTCTAGGATGGGTACCTCTTACAGTATAGCTTTAATAGTGGTGTGTTATCTCCTTCCGTTTGCGCTCATGTGTTTCTGTCATTATAACATATGTAAGACCGTTAGGTTATCAGAAATAAGGGTGCGGCCGGTGACCACTTACGCGTATTTACTCcggttttatagtgagatgaggaCGGCCACGACAGTGCTGATTATGATAGTGTTTATCATCTTCTGCTGGGGCCCCTACTGTCTGATGGGTATCATCACCGCCATGGGAGATTACTCATTCAACCCTGTCATGGACACCGTGGCAATATGGATGGCATGGGCAAACGGTGCCATAAACCCGCTCATTTACGCAATTAGAAACCCAAACATATCGATGCTTTTAGGCCGAAGCCGAGAAGAGGGATATAGGACTAGAAACATTTCTGCCTACCTATCTACACAAACCCAAAGCAGGGATGTAAGAACCAGGGCCGACCAAATCAGAGACCGGTATGTGAGCAGGCATGGTGCAAACAGCCGGTTGTCTTCCTCCAGCCCAGCGAACGGAGGAGAGGTTGCGATGTGGGCTTGTAAAAACCCCGCGGTGTTCTTCTGTAGGGATGCTCAGCCCGATACTCTGTCCGAACCCACGGTGCCAAAAGTTGAAACTGCAGATACAAGTCTGTGA